A section of the Pseudomonas flavescens genome encodes:
- a CDS encoding carbamoyltransferase family protein, with protein MALTILGLSGALSHDPSAALYIDGKLIAAAEEERFVRDKHAKNRMPYESAKFCLEQAGIKPSDVDVVAIPFAPISLFGKERWHYAKRYWYAPDRALDAILMGNRRYKRYRKKIVWCLEQLGFDAKKVKIEPVEHHLAHAASAYHCSGFTEKTAILGIDGKGEYATTFFGYGENGRIHKIKEFYDPDSLGGLYGAVTEFLGFEMLDGEFKVMGMAPYGDASKYDFSRLAKFENGELVINTDYANVIGLRRYKEKGKGFYFSPKLIEWLGPKREGDIADDPYIHYAASMQALFEKLALEMMDYYLGDIIRETGKIAFAGGCALNVKLNQKIIARPEVKELFVQPASGDAGTSVGAAAYVSHKRGVPVEKMEHVYLGPAYSNEDVIAACARHPHAPKWQRIDDTPQRIAQIMVDGNPVAWFQGRMEFGPRALGGRSIIGCPSIPGVADRINEQIKFRERWRPFCPSMLDTVAEQMLKVDHPSPFMTFTFEVNDEWKERVSEVVHEDGTSRAQVLKREFNPRWYDLMLELEKLTGNGVSLNTSLNRRGEPMICSPTDALNMFFGSDLQYLIMEDILVVKDGVLSGDTVSGEER; from the coding sequence GTGGCATTGACGATTCTTGGCCTTTCCGGCGCCCTCAGCCATGACCCATCCGCGGCGTTGTATATCGACGGCAAGTTGATCGCGGCTGCCGAAGAAGAGCGCTTCGTGCGCGACAAGCACGCGAAGAATCGCATGCCCTACGAGTCGGCCAAGTTCTGCCTGGAGCAGGCGGGCATCAAGCCGTCGGACGTCGACGTGGTGGCGATTCCCTTCGCTCCGATCAGCCTGTTCGGCAAGGAACGCTGGCACTACGCCAAGCGCTACTGGTATGCGCCGGATCGTGCCCTCGACGCCATTCTCATGGGTAACCGTCGCTACAAGCGCTACCGCAAGAAGATCGTCTGGTGCCTGGAGCAGCTCGGCTTCGACGCCAAGAAGGTCAAGATCGAGCCGGTCGAGCATCACCTGGCTCATGCCGCCAGCGCCTATCACTGCTCGGGGTTCACCGAGAAGACCGCGATCCTCGGTATCGATGGCAAGGGCGAGTACGCCACCACCTTCTTCGGCTATGGCGAGAACGGCCGCATCCACAAGATCAAGGAATTCTACGATCCGGATTCCCTTGGTGGCCTGTATGGCGCGGTCACCGAATTCCTCGGCTTCGAGATGCTCGACGGTGAATTCAAGGTCATGGGCATGGCGCCCTATGGTGATGCCAGCAAGTACGATTTTTCCCGTTTGGCCAAGTTCGAGAACGGCGAGCTGGTGATCAACACCGACTACGCCAACGTCATCGGCCTGCGCCGCTACAAGGAAAAGGGCAAGGGCTTCTACTTCTCGCCCAAGCTGATCGAGTGGTTGGGGCCCAAGCGCGAAGGCGATATCGCCGACGATCCCTACATCCACTATGCCGCCAGCATGCAGGCACTGTTCGAGAAGCTGGCGCTGGAGATGATGGATTACTACCTGGGCGACATCATCCGCGAAACCGGCAAGATCGCCTTCGCCGGTGGCTGTGCGCTGAACGTCAAGCTCAACCAGAAGATCATCGCCCGCCCCGAGGTCAAGGAACTGTTCGTTCAGCCGGCTTCCGGCGACGCCGGTACCTCGGTCGGTGCCGCTGCCTACGTTTCTCACAAGCGCGGCGTGCCGGTCGAGAAGATGGAGCACGTCTACCTCGGCCCGGCCTATTCCAATGAAGACGTCATCGCGGCTTGTGCCCGGCACCCGCATGCGCCGAAATGGCAGCGGATCGACGACACGCCGCAGCGCATCGCGCAGATCATGGTCGACGGCAATCCCGTGGCCTGGTTCCAGGGCCGCATGGAGTTCGGCCCGCGCGCCCTTGGTGGTCGCTCCATCATCGGGTGCCCGAGCATCCCGGGCGTGGCCGACCGCATCAACGAACAGATCAAGTTCCGCGAGCGCTGGAGACCCTTCTGCCCGTCGATGCTCGATACCGTCGCCGAGCAGATGCTCAAGGTCGACCACCCGAGTCCGTTCATGACCTTCACCTTCGAGGTCAACGACGAATGGAAGGAGCGCGTCAGCGAAGTCGTGCACGAAGACGGCACTTCCCGTGCTCAGGTCCTCAAGCGCGAATTCAATCCGCGCTGGTACGACCTGATGCTGGAGCTGGAAAAACTCACTGGCAACGGCGTGTCCCTGAACACCTCGCTGAACCGCCGTGGCGAGCCGATGATCTGCTCGCCCACCGATGCGTTGAACATGTTCTTCGGCTCGGATCTGCAGTACCTGATCATGGAAGATATCTTGGTGGTGAAGGACGGCGTCTTGAGTGGCGATACGGTCAGCGGCGAGGAGCGGTAG
- a CDS encoding lipopolysaccharide kinase InaA family protein — translation MKLAFLTDAGRSPELPLLIEAPAGQTLELHSLLRVLPGQRYVGRAQWQGRAVLAKLLVGGKAERHYARELQGVQLLAQQGLSTPPLLEHGSISGEGGWLLFEFLESARSLADDWQAVADQPWLSDAQQQVLGDALAVIAELHGKGLWQEDLHLDNLLRQDGRLFLIDGGGIRAETPGQPLSRDKVLANLGLFFAQFPGAIDGFVEELLVHYLLVNGEHALPLEALLKAVSKARATRMQAFMAKIERDCTAFRASSSASRLQVVRREDDALLAPLLADPDAAIAAGQPLKLGGSSTVARVEQAGRQLVIKRYNIKGFGHWLRRFWRPSRAWHSWCEGNRLDFLGIATPKPLAVLERRTLWLRRQAYLITEHTPGVDIIARFAPYQADELPPEADLQALESVFAALLRERISHGDFKGNNILWQAGRWALIDLDAMQHHDSASSFKAAYARDRARLLRNWSAQSALYQELDRRLPTIT, via the coding sequence ATGAAACTCGCTTTTCTGACCGACGCGGGCCGTAGCCCCGAACTGCCGCTGCTGATCGAAGCGCCGGCAGGCCAGACTCTCGAACTGCACAGCCTGCTGCGTGTGCTGCCCGGTCAACGCTATGTGGGCCGGGCGCAATGGCAAGGGCGTGCGGTGCTGGCCAAGTTGCTGGTCGGCGGCAAGGCCGAGCGGCATTACGCCCGCGAACTGCAGGGCGTCCAGTTGCTGGCGCAGCAGGGCCTCAGCACGCCCCCCCTGCTCGAGCATGGATCGATCTCCGGGGAGGGCGGCTGGCTGCTGTTCGAGTTCCTCGAGAGCGCTCGCAGCCTGGCTGACGACTGGCAGGCGGTGGCCGATCAGCCCTGGCTGAGTGATGCTCAGCAGCAGGTGTTGGGCGATGCCCTGGCAGTGATCGCCGAGCTGCACGGCAAGGGGCTCTGGCAGGAGGACCTGCATCTGGACAACCTGCTGCGTCAGGATGGCCGCCTGTTTTTGATCGATGGCGGCGGAATCCGCGCCGAAACGCCGGGGCAGCCGCTGTCGCGAGACAAGGTGCTGGCCAATCTCGGGCTGTTCTTCGCGCAGTTTCCCGGGGCCATCGACGGCTTCGTCGAAGAGCTGCTGGTGCATTACCTGCTGGTCAATGGCGAGCATGCCCTGCCGCTGGAGGCACTGCTCAAGGCCGTGAGCAAGGCGCGGGCAACGCGCATGCAGGCGTTCATGGCCAAGATCGAGCGTGATTGCACGGCCTTTCGAGCCTCCAGCAGCGCCTCGCGCCTGCAGGTAGTGCGGCGGGAAGACGATGCGCTGCTGGCGCCGTTGCTGGCCGACCCGGACGCGGCGATTGCCGCAGGGCAGCCGCTCAAGCTGGGCGGCTCGTCCACCGTGGCCCGGGTCGAGCAGGCTGGTCGACAGCTGGTCATCAAACGCTACAACATCAAGGGCTTCGGGCACTGGCTGAGGCGCTTCTGGCGGCCGAGCCGTGCCTGGCACAGCTGGTGCGAGGGCAATCGTCTGGATTTCCTCGGCATTGCCACGCCCAAGCCACTGGCCGTGCTCGAGCGTCGTACCCTGTGGCTGCGCCGTCAGGCTTATCTGATTACCGAACACACGCCGGGTGTGGATATAATTGCCCGTTTCGCGCCCTACCAGGCAGACGAGTTGCCGCCCGAGGCGGATCTGCAGGCGCTGGAGAGCGTGTTCGCCGCATTGTTGCGTGAGCGCATCAGCCACGGCGACTTCAAGGGCAACAACATCCTGTGGCAGGCTGGCCGCTGGGCGCTGATCGATCTGGATGCCATGCAGCACCATGACAGCGCCAGCAGTTTCAAGGCCGCCTATGCTCGGGATCGCGCGCGTCTGCTGCGCAACTGGTCGGCACAGAGCGCCCTTTACCAGGAGCTGGACCGGCGTTTGCCGACTATCACCTGA
- a CDS encoding lipopolysaccharide kinase InaA family protein produces MKDYIDSEDRSLLERHELASFEALWALELHAVDEPNKAPRGGWSSVYRLDLDGRGYYLKRQSNYLTRSLERPLGEPTLSREFRSIRRYSRLGIPAMSASFYAERRIAGERRAILLTRALDGWQDLDSWLPGWTALAAEQRLAIVNACGVLARQVHEKGQLHGCFYPKHIFLQPCGDGFAAQLIDLEKTRPLFFGERDRIKDLEPLLRRTNPWSDEDTVAFLAAYLGSEQNVDHWLQRLTARFKDKAQRP; encoded by the coding sequence ATGAAGGACTACATCGACAGCGAGGATCGCTCGCTGCTCGAACGTCACGAACTGGCCAGTTTCGAGGCGCTGTGGGCGCTCGAGCTGCACGCGGTAGACGAGCCCAACAAGGCGCCCCGTGGCGGCTGGAGCTCGGTGTACCGACTCGATCTTGATGGTCGTGGCTATTACCTCAAGCGCCAGAGCAACTACCTGACGCGCAGCTTGGAACGCCCACTGGGTGAGCCGACCCTGTCGCGCGAATTCCGTAGCATTCGCCGCTACAGCCGTCTGGGCATCCCGGCCATGAGTGCGTCGTTCTACGCCGAGCGGCGCATCGCAGGCGAGCGCAGGGCGATTCTGTTGACCCGTGCACTGGATGGCTGGCAGGACCTCGACAGCTGGTTGCCGGGTTGGACGGCGCTCGCTGCCGAGCAGCGCCTGGCCATCGTCAACGCCTGTGGCGTGCTGGCCCGTCAGGTGCATGAAAAAGGGCAGTTGCACGGTTGCTTCTACCCCAAGCATATCTTTCTGCAACCCTGTGGCGATGGCTTCGCTGCGCAACTGATCGATCTGGAGAAAACGCGTCCGCTGTTCTTTGGCGAGCGTGACCGAATCAAGGATCTCGAACCTCTGTTGCGGCGTACCAATCCCTGGAGTGATGAGGATACGGTCGCGTTCCTGGCTGCCTATCTGGGCAGCGAGCAGAACGTGGATCATTGGTTGCAGCGCCTGACGGCGCGTTTCAAGGACAAGGCTCAGCGCCCATGA
- a CDS encoding lipopolysaccharide kinase InaA family protein, with the protein MSEWRVTALATPEAARAFASLDAVFALQGEPITRDPLSDVIRVEFDGLRYYVKRYHGAGKGARRFIGRPRVKAEWQNLKHFAAWGIPTAPIAAYGLERKGSAFDRGALITQELVDTMDMSRLADSNDARLRDRAWVEDVSCQLAKATRTLHDHHFAHNDLKWRNLLVDEHRRLYFIDCPTGAFWWGPFLRRRIVKDLACLDKVAKYHLSRTQRLRFYLQYRRRERLNDSDKQRIGQIVRYFEGRE; encoded by the coding sequence ATGAGTGAGTGGCGCGTTACCGCGCTGGCGACCCCAGAGGCTGCCAGGGCCTTTGCCAGCCTGGATGCCGTGTTTGCCCTGCAGGGCGAACCGATCACCCGTGACCCACTGTCGGACGTGATCCGCGTGGAGTTCGACGGGCTGCGCTATTACGTCAAGCGCTACCATGGCGCGGGTAAGGGCGCTCGACGCTTCATCGGCAGGCCGCGGGTCAAGGCCGAGTGGCAGAACCTCAAGCATTTCGCTGCCTGGGGCATTCCCACTGCGCCGATCGCCGCCTATGGCCTGGAGCGCAAGGGCAGCGCATTCGACCGTGGCGCGCTGATCACCCAGGAACTGGTCGACACCATGGATATGTCGCGCCTTGCCGACAGCAACGACGCGCGCCTGCGTGATCGTGCCTGGGTCGAGGATGTCAGCTGCCAGTTGGCCAAGGCCACGCGTACGCTGCACGACCACCACTTCGCGCACAACGATCTGAAGTGGCGCAACCTGCTGGTCGACGAGCACCGTCGCCTATATTTCATCGACTGCCCAACCGGCGCATTCTGGTGGGGGCCGTTCCTGCGCCGGCGTATCGTCAAGGACCTGGCCTGCCTGGACAAGGTCGCCAAATACCACCTGTCGCGCACTCAGCGGCTGCGTTTCTATCTGCAGTACCGGCGCCGCGAGCGTCTCAACGACAGCGACAAGCAGCGCATCGGCCAGATCGTCCGCTATTTCGAGGGAAGAGAATGA
- the rfaP gene encoding lipopolysaccharide core heptose(I) kinase RfaP gives MRLILAEPFKSLWAGKDAFEEVERLQGKVYRELEARRTLRTEVDGKGYFVKIHRGVGWGEILKNLATARLPVLGAGQEWKAIERLTGAGVPTMTAVAYGERGSNPAQQHSFIVTEELAPTVDLEQLTLGWAQQPPQPGLKWPLIRRVADMTGRMHAAGVNHRDCYICHFLLHTDKPFSAADFRLSVIDLHRAQLRPAVPRRWRDKDLAGLYFSALNIGLTQRDFLRFLKGYFAAAGSARPLRQILRDEAALLAWLQRKAERLLSRYARKYETGGSSHE, from the coding sequence ATGCGCCTGATCCTTGCTGAACCGTTCAAGTCCCTATGGGCCGGCAAGGATGCCTTCGAAGAAGTAGAACGCCTGCAGGGCAAGGTCTATCGAGAGCTGGAGGCACGCCGTACGCTGCGTACCGAGGTCGACGGCAAAGGCTACTTCGTCAAGATTCACCGTGGTGTTGGCTGGGGCGAGATCCTCAAGAACCTCGCCACTGCCCGCCTGCCGGTGCTCGGCGCCGGTCAGGAATGGAAGGCCATCGAGCGCCTGACCGGGGCGGGTGTGCCGACCATGACCGCCGTGGCATATGGCGAGCGCGGCAGCAACCCGGCGCAGCAGCATTCCTTCATCGTTACCGAGGAGCTCGCGCCGACGGTCGACCTCGAGCAGTTGACCCTGGGCTGGGCGCAGCAGCCACCGCAGCCAGGGCTGAAGTGGCCGCTGATCCGTCGCGTCGCCGACATGACCGGGCGCATGCACGCTGCCGGGGTCAATCACCGCGACTGCTACATCTGCCATTTTCTGCTGCATACCGACAAGCCGTTCAGTGCCGCAGATTTCCGGCTGTCGGTGATCGACCTGCACCGTGCCCAGTTGCGTCCTGCGGTGCCGCGGCGCTGGCGCGACAAGGACCTGGCCGGGTTGTACTTTTCGGCGTTGAATATCGGCCTGACGCAACGCGATTTCCTGCGTTTTCTCAAGGGCTATTTCGCGGCTGCCGGCAGTGCCCGCCCGCTGCGCCAGATCCTGCGTGACGAAGCCGCACTGCTGGCCTGGCTGCAGCGCAAGGCCGAGCGCCTGCTTTCGCGTTATGCACGCAAGTATGAAACAGGGGGCAGCAGCCATGAGTGA
- a CDS encoding glycosyltransferase family 4 protein gives MRLAFILYKYFPFGGLQRDFMRIALECQARGHSIRVYTPIWEGEVPEGFEVVVVPVKALFNHHRNEKLTAWVQADLRQRPVDRVVGFNKMPGLDVYYAADGCFEDKAQTLRNPLYRRWGRYKHFAEYERAVFAPESRTEILMISEVQQPLFVKHYATPAERFHLLPPGISLDRRAPANAAEIRAEFRREFKLADDDLLLVQIGSGFKTKGLDRSLKALAALPPDLKKRTRLIVIGQDDPKPFLLQITALGIGDQVQILKGRSDIPRFLLGADLLIHPAYNENTGTVLLEALVAGLPVLVTDVCGYAHYIRDADAGCVVPSPFEQNVLNRTLAEMLADAEGRAAWQRNGLAFADSADLYSMPQHAADVILAPRS, from the coding sequence ATGCGCCTGGCTTTCATCCTCTACAAATACTTTCCTTTTGGCGGCTTGCAGCGCGATTTCATGCGCATCGCGCTGGAGTGCCAGGCCCGCGGTCACAGCATCCGCGTGTACACGCCGATCTGGGAAGGCGAAGTGCCGGAGGGCTTCGAAGTGGTCGTCGTGCCGGTCAAGGCGCTGTTCAACCATCACCGCAACGAAAAGCTCACCGCCTGGGTCCAGGCGGATCTGCGCCAGCGCCCGGTCGATCGCGTGGTCGGTTTCAACAAGATGCCGGGGCTGGACGTGTATTACGCCGCCGACGGCTGTTTCGAAGACAAGGCGCAGACCTTGCGCAACCCGCTGTATCGCCGCTGGGGCCGCTACAAGCACTTCGCCGAGTACGAACGGGCGGTATTCGCCCCCGAGTCGCGCACCGAAATTCTGATGATCTCCGAGGTGCAGCAGCCGCTGTTCGTCAAGCATTACGCCACGCCGGCCGAACGCTTCCATCTGCTGCCGCCTGGTATCTCCCTGGATCGCCGCGCGCCGGCCAATGCTGCCGAGATCCGTGCCGAGTTCCGCCGCGAGTTCAAGCTGGCCGATGACGACCTGTTGCTGGTACAGATCGGCTCCGGCTTCAAGACCAAAGGGCTGGACCGCAGCCTCAAGGCGTTGGCCGCTCTGCCCCCGGATTTGAAAAAGCGCACCCGGCTGATCGTCATCGGCCAGGACGACCCCAAACCGTTCCTGCTGCAGATCACCGCACTGGGCATTGGCGATCAGGTGCAGATCCTCAAGGGGCGCAGCGACATCCCGCGCTTCCTGCTGGGCGCAGACCTGTTGATTCACCCGGCGTACAACGAAAATACCGGTACCGTGCTGCTGGAGGCGCTGGTAGCGGGTTTGCCGGTGCTGGTGACCGATGTCTGCGGCTACGCCCACTACATCCGTGATGCCGATGCCGGTTGCGTGGTGCCCAGCCCCTTCGAGCAGAATGTGCTGAACCGTACCCTCGCCGAGATGCTGGCGGATGCCGAAGGTCGCGCAGCCTGGCAGCGCAATGGCCTGGCATTCGCCGATAGCGCCGATCTGTACAGCATGCCTCAGCACGCTGCCGATGTGATTCTGGCGCCGCGTTCGTGA
- the waaC gene encoding lipopolysaccharide heptosyltransferase I, with translation MRVLLIKTSSLGDVIHTLPALTDAARAIPGIRFDWVVEEGFAEIPAWHPAVSQVIPVAIRRWRKHPLQTLRSGEWSRFKQRLRDTRYDLVIDAQGLLKSAWLTRYVKAPVAGLDRNSAREPIATRFYDRRYSVPRAQHALERTRQLFGQALGYSVPAGLGDYGLDRGQLADPSPRPYLVFLHGTTWASKHWPEAYWRELAEQVSEQGWSIRLPWGNEVEKARAERIAAGIEGAAVLPKLNLAGVAKVIAGAQACVAVDTGLGHLAAALDVPCVSLYGPTLPGRVGAYGRSQIHLCASGPDAGKGDRDKPCFDDLLPQRVFTELHALLLDMGID, from the coding sequence ATGCGAGTGCTGTTGATCAAGACTTCGTCGCTGGGCGACGTGATCCATACCCTGCCGGCGCTGACCGACGCGGCCCGAGCCATTCCCGGTATCCGTTTCGACTGGGTGGTGGAAGAGGGTTTCGCCGAGATTCCAGCCTGGCACCCGGCCGTCTCCCAGGTGATTCCGGTCGCCATCCGCCGCTGGCGCAAGCATCCGCTGCAGACCCTGCGTAGCGGTGAGTGGTCGCGTTTCAAGCAGCGCTTGCGCGACACCCGCTACGATCTGGTGATCGATGCCCAGGGCCTGCTCAAGAGCGCCTGGCTGACCCGCTACGTCAAGGCACCGGTGGCCGGCCTGGACCGCAATTCCGCCCGTGAGCCGATCGCCACGCGTTTCTATGATCGCCGCTACAGTGTGCCGCGTGCCCAGCATGCGCTGGAGCGTACACGCCAATTGTTCGGCCAGGCATTGGGCTACAGCGTGCCGGCCGGTCTGGGTGATTACGGTTTGGATCGCGGCCAGCTTGCAGATCCGTCACCTCGCCCTTATCTGGTATTCCTGCACGGCACGACCTGGGCGAGCAAGCACTGGCCGGAAGCCTACTGGCGTGAGCTGGCCGAGCAGGTCAGCGAACAGGGTTGGTCGATTCGCCTGCCCTGGGGCAACGAGGTGGAAAAGGCGCGAGCCGAGCGTATCGCTGCAGGCATCGAGGGGGCAGCCGTGCTGCCGAAACTCAACCTGGCCGGCGTTGCCAAGGTGATCGCTGGTGCCCAGGCCTGCGTCGCCGTGGACACCGGGCTCGGTCACCTGGCTGCCGCGCTGGATGTGCCTTGCGTGTCGCTGTACGGGCCGACGTTGCCCGGCCGCGTGGGCGCCTACGGCCGTTCGCAGATCCATCTGTGTGCCAGTGGCCCGGATGCCGGCAAGGGCGATCGCGACAAGCCGTGTTTCGATGATTTGCTGCCGCAGCGGGTGTTCACCGAGTTGCACGCGCTGCTGCTGGATATGGGGATAGACTGA
- the waaF gene encoding lipopolysaccharide heptosyltransferase II, giving the protein MNILIIGPSWVGDMVMAQTLFQCLKVRHPDCAIDVLAPEWSRPILERMPEVREALSFPLGHGVLELATRRRIGKSLVGRYDQAILLPNSLKSALVPFFAGIPVRTGWKGEMRYGLLNDVRRLDKARYPLMIERFMALAYAPGAELPQPYPRPSLSIDPATRDAALASFGLTLDRPVLALCPGAEFGEAKRWPSEHYARVAEHKIREGWQVWLFGSKKDHPVGEDIRSRLIPGLREEVVNLSGETSLAQAIDLLSCAASVVSNDSGLMHVAAALNRPLVAVYGSTSPQFTPPLADQVEVIRLGLECSPCFERTCRFGHYNCLVQLEPRVANEALDRLVTHPVEV; this is encoded by the coding sequence ATGAATATTCTGATCATCGGCCCTTCGTGGGTAGGCGACATGGTGATGGCGCAGACATTGTTTCAATGTCTTAAAGTTCGCCATCCCGATTGCGCCATCGACGTGCTGGCGCCGGAATGGAGTCGGCCGATACTCGAACGCATGCCCGAAGTGCGCGAAGCCCTGAGCTTCCCCCTCGGCCATGGCGTACTGGAGCTGGCTACGCGCCGGCGCATCGGCAAGTCGCTGGTCGGCCGCTACGACCAGGCAATACTCCTGCCCAACTCGCTGAAGTCGGCGCTGGTACCGTTCTTCGCGGGTATCCCCGTGCGTACCGGCTGGAAAGGCGAGATGCGCTACGGCCTGCTCAATGACGTGCGCCGCCTGGACAAGGCCCGCTACCCGCTGATGATCGAACGCTTCATGGCGCTGGCCTATGCGCCTGGTGCGGAGCTGCCGCAGCCTTATCCCCGGCCTTCGCTGAGTATCGATCCGGCTACTCGGGATGCGGCGCTGGCCAGCTTCGGCCTGACCCTGGACCGTCCGGTTCTGGCCCTGTGCCCAGGCGCCGAGTTCGGTGAGGCCAAACGCTGGCCAAGCGAGCATTACGCACGTGTCGCCGAGCACAAGATCCGTGAGGGCTGGCAGGTCTGGCTGTTCGGCTCGAAGAAGGATCACCCGGTCGGTGAAGACATCCGTTCACGGCTGATCCCGGGGCTGCGCGAGGAAGTGGTCAACCTGTCCGGCGAAACCAGCCTGGCTCAGGCCATCGACCTGCTGTCCTGCGCGGCTTCGGTGGTCTCCAACGATTCCGGGCTCATGCACGTGGCGGCGGCGCTCAATCGCCCGCTGGTGGCGGTGTACGGCTCGACTTCGCCGCAGTTCACGCCGCCACTGGCCGATCAGGTGGAGGTCATCCGCCTTGGTCTGGAGTGCAGCCCCTGTTTCGAACGCACCTGCCGCTTTGGCCATTACAATTGCCTGGTGCAGCTCGAACCACGCGTCGCCAATGAGGCGCTGGATCGGCTCGTCACTCATCCGGTCGAGGTATAG